The Primulina eburnea isolate SZY01 chromosome 13, ASM2296580v1, whole genome shotgun sequence genome includes a region encoding these proteins:
- the LOC140809490 gene encoding 3-ketoacyl-CoA synthase 5-like, with the protein MAPKLPDFSQSVKLKYVKLGYQYLANNLLAFFLIPVIIALFLESMRLSPEEIIQFWDSMHLTSLHIICSLFLIIYSATFFFMSRPRTVYLIDYALFKPPQSLRVSFAGFMEHAHIVLHKEPKSVHFQMKILERSGLGEETCFPPAMCFIPPSPSMRRSREEAELVIFSCMDSLFQKTGMRPRDVDILIVNCSLFSPTPSLTAMVINKYKMRSNIKSFNLSGMGCSAGLISIDLAKDLLQQHPNSNAVVISTEILTPNCYLGKERAMLLPNCLFRMGGAAVLLSNRWAERHRSKYVLSHVVRTHKGADDKSYNCIQQEEDPEGHVGIKLNIDLMAIAGEALKSNITTIGPLVLPASEQILFAFSLLRRKFFNSKLKPYIPDFKQAFEHFCIHAGGRAVIDELQKNLQLTAEQVEASRMTLHRFGNTSSSSLWYELSYIESKGRMRKGDRVWQIGFGSGFKCNSAVWKCNRDIKTPVEGPWADCIDRYPVHIPEVVKL; encoded by the coding sequence ATGGCACCCAAACTCCCGGATTTCTCTCAATCAGTCAAGCTCAAATATGTTAAACTAGGCTACCAGTACCTCGCCAACAATCTTCTCGCCTTCTTCCTCATCCCTGTAATCATCGCCTTGTTCCTCGAATCCATGCGTTTAAGCCCCGAAGAAATCATCCAATTTTGGGACTCCATGCATTTAACCTCGCTCCACATCATCTGCTCTTTGTTCCTCATAATCTACTCCGCCACTTTCTTCTTCATGTCGCGGCCCCGCACTGTCTACCTGATCGACTACGCGCTTTTCAAGCCCCCGCAGAGCTTGCGAGTTTCATTCGCAGGATTCATGGAGCACGCGCATATAGTGCTGCACAAGGAACCCAAGAGCGTGCATTTTCAGATGAAGATTCTTGAAAGATCTGGGCTTGGGGAAGAGACCTGTTTCCCACCTGCGATGTGTTTTATTCCTCCATCTCCGAGTATGCGTCGTTCTAGAGAAGAAGCTGAGCTCGTGATCTTTTCTTGCATGGACTCACTTTTCCAGAAAACGGGGATGAGGCCTAGAGATGTAGATATATTGATTGTAAACTGCAGTCTTTTCTCCCCTACACCTTCGTTAACAGCAATGGTGATTAACAAGTACAAAATGAGAAGCAATATCAAGAGCTTCAATCTTTCTGGGATGGGGTGTAGTGCAGGTTTAATCTCTATAGATTTAGCCAAAGATCTTCTCCAACAGCATCCCAACTCGAACGCTGTTGTTATCAGTACAGAAATCCTCACTCCCAACTGCTACTTAGGCAAAGAAAGAGCCATGCTCCTCCCTAACTGCCTCTTTCGAATGGGTGGTGCCGCCGTTCTCTTGTCTAACCGGTGGGCTGAGCGCCACCGGTCAAAGTACGTCCTCTCCCACGTCGTAAGAACCCACAAAGGAGCAGACGACAAATCATACAACTGCATACAGCAAGAAGAAGACCCAGAAGGACATGTGGGGATAAAGCTGAACATAGATCTAATGGCCATAGCGGGAGAAGCTCTGAAATCCAATATAACCACAATCGGTCCTCTTGTTCTTCCTGCATCAGAGCAAATCCTCTTTGCCTTTTCACTCCTCAGAAGAAAATTCTTCAACTCGAAATTAAAGCCATATATTCCAGACTTCAAGCAAGCCTTTGAGCACTTCTGCATCCACGCCGGCGGAAGGGCGGTGATCGATGAGTTGCAGAAAAACCTCCAGCTCACGGCGGAGCAAGTGGAGGCTTCAAGAATGACACTACACAGATTTGGAaacacttcttcttcttcacttTGGTATGAACTGTCTTACATAGAATCCAAGGGGAGGATGAGGAAAGGTGACCGG